One Myxococcales bacterium genomic region harbors:
- a CDS encoding TetR/AcrR family transcriptional regulator, whose translation MSRVADPTTRISLLRAAEEVFAKKGLEAAKVEDIAKRAGCSKGAFYLHFEGKEEAFLQVVESFLARCDGMVAEPADLPDSAEALMELGLEQDVQLFEFLWQNRDLLSILHTCQGQYAYLFEAFHRELRGKVRRWIVALVDRGLYRKDLDVELVATLTVGAFDALANAMLQSEKKPPLREWLVAARRVFSIGLAADPSRWEDQRVSQILLPDVDVPEPLPSEPTPKARAPRRRSAK comes from the coding sequence ATGTCCCGCGTCGCCGATCCCACGACCCGCATCTCGCTCCTCCGCGCCGCCGAGGAGGTCTTCGCCAAGAAGGGGCTGGAGGCCGCCAAGGTCGAGGACATCGCCAAGCGCGCCGGGTGCTCGAAGGGCGCCTTCTACCTCCACTTCGAGGGCAAAGAAGAGGCCTTCCTCCAGGTGGTCGAGTCGTTCTTGGCCCGGTGCGACGGGATGGTCGCGGAGCCGGCCGATCTGCCCGACAGCGCCGAGGCGCTCATGGAGCTCGGGCTCGAGCAGGACGTCCAGCTCTTCGAGTTTCTCTGGCAAAACCGCGATCTTCTCTCGATCCTGCACACCTGTCAGGGGCAGTACGCCTACCTCTTCGAGGCCTTCCATCGGGAGCTCCGGGGCAAGGTGCGCCGGTGGATCGTCGCGCTCGTCGACCGAGGGCTCTACCGAAAGGACCTGGACGTCGAGCTCGTCGCGACCCTAACGGTAGGCGCGTTCGATGCCCTCGCCAACGCGATGCTCCAAAGCGAGAAGAAGCCACCGCTCCGCGAGTGGCTCGTCGCGGCCCGTCGGGTGTTCTCCATCGGCTTGGCCGCCGACCCGTCTCGCTGGGAAGACCAGCGGGTCAGTCAGATCCTCCTCCCCGACGTCGACGTCCCCGAGCCACTCCCCTCCGAGCCCACGCCCAAGGCCCGCGCGCCCCGCCGCCGCTCCGCGAAATAA
- a CDS encoding AAA family ATPase has protein sequence MTSRSEPELVEIRKSAEALAKDRGERFSTAHVLAALAGRPGDVAQLLADRRLDQDTLLRAARVASDTTPDALARAVTRARDFAQRAVQRAPLAKGELDKRAPTALHLLFALCHDTTSAAYRAMVQCGTDVAKLRGATLQLATGATLPRRPVETPTAGMGPGPRRETQPSPRGPLGARPDAPAARTTWTLPREVAPPASQPRPTLRTPTKAPTTEPHEGTKADAGQASSDTPRATPPATTKPKKAPAGDLAKHELCPKTFPLLAAIGKNLTLMAARGELDPVVGRDEEIERTLDVLAKRTANNPCLVGQAGVGKTSVVYGLARRIAEGNQVLSLDDRLVIEIELPQLLAGTAVRGSLAERLGQIRAEVKKAHGKIVLFFDEIHTLFGPDAGDEAQAELKIALSRGELPCVGATTVDEYRKYIDHDPALARRFSPIEVVELGPEEAYLAIEQLCPAYEGHHKATYAKEAIARAVTWSVRYLPGRALPDKAISILDLAGARARRRGEREVTKEGVAEVVSELSGVPEERLLETDGERLLKFEELLAERIVGHKDALAKIATVLRRNASGFRSRRPVGTFLLLGPTGVGKTETAKAVAECLFYSESAMTRIDMSEYAEAHALARMLGAPPGYVGHDAGGQLTEAVRRRPYQVVLLDEIEKAHRDVLEGFLQVFDEGRMTDGKGRTVDFTNTVILLTSNIGAHLASDEHKERGRIGFGQKAQANGAAAYESAMHKAAREALPPELYNRIDEVLAFAPLGRDDVAEVARRILAGLSAELMMQRGVELRVSQGAIEALLDHGGFDKGLGARPMRRTIGRYVEAKVAEMLLRGELVRGDTASVDVQGTELTVTARSGGKTKPTSAFAALG, from the coding sequence ATGACCAGTCGTTCGGAGCCGGAGCTCGTCGAGATTCGAAAGTCCGCCGAAGCCCTCGCGAAGGATCGCGGGGAGCGCTTCTCCACGGCCCACGTGTTGGCCGCCCTCGCGGGGCGCCCGGGCGACGTGGCCCAGCTCCTCGCCGATCGGCGGCTCGATCAGGACACCCTCCTCCGGGCGGCGCGGGTGGCGTCGGACACCACGCCCGACGCGCTCGCCCGGGCGGTCACACGCGCGCGCGATTTCGCTCAACGCGCGGTCCAGCGTGCGCCGCTCGCCAAGGGGGAGCTCGACAAACGCGCCCCGACCGCGCTTCATCTCCTCTTCGCGCTCTGCCACGACACGACGTCCGCCGCGTACCGCGCGATGGTCCAGTGCGGGACCGACGTCGCCAAGCTCCGCGGGGCCACGCTGCAGCTCGCCACGGGCGCCACGCTGCCACGAAGGCCCGTCGAGACGCCGACTGCGGGCATGGGCCCCGGGCCCCGACGCGAGACCCAGCCTTCACCGCGGGGGCCGCTCGGCGCTCGCCCCGACGCGCCCGCCGCGCGCACGACCTGGACGCTCCCTCGCGAGGTCGCACCGCCCGCGAGCCAACCGAGGCCGACGCTCCGCACCCCCACGAAGGCGCCCACGACGGAGCCACACGAGGGGACGAAGGCCGACGCGGGCCAAGCCTCGTCCGACACGCCTCGGGCGACACCACCCGCGACCACGAAGCCGAAGAAGGCGCCCGCGGGAGACCTCGCGAAACACGAGCTCTGCCCGAAGACGTTCCCGCTCCTCGCCGCGATCGGAAAGAACCTCACGCTCATGGCGGCGCGCGGTGAGCTCGACCCGGTCGTCGGTCGCGACGAAGAGATCGAGCGCACCCTCGACGTGCTCGCGAAGCGCACCGCGAACAACCCGTGCCTCGTGGGCCAAGCCGGCGTCGGGAAGACGAGCGTCGTGTACGGGCTCGCGCGGAGGATCGCCGAGGGGAACCAGGTGCTCTCCCTGGATGACCGGCTGGTCATCGAGATCGAGCTGCCGCAGCTCCTCGCGGGCACCGCCGTGCGCGGCTCGCTCGCCGAGCGGCTCGGACAGATCCGCGCCGAGGTCAAGAAGGCCCACGGCAAGATCGTCCTCTTCTTCGACGAGATCCACACGCTCTTCGGCCCGGACGCGGGCGACGAGGCCCAAGCCGAGCTCAAGATCGCCCTCTCGCGCGGCGAGCTCCCGTGTGTCGGCGCGACTACGGTCGACGAGTACCGAAAGTACATCGACCACGATCCGGCGCTCGCCCGGCGCTTCTCGCCCATCGAGGTCGTCGAGCTCGGGCCCGAAGAGGCGTACCTCGCGATCGAGCAGCTTTGCCCGGCCTACGAGGGACACCACAAGGCCACGTACGCCAAGGAGGCCATCGCGCGCGCGGTCACGTGGAGCGTGCGCTATCTGCCGGGCCGCGCGCTGCCCGACAAGGCGATCTCGATCTTGGACCTCGCGGGAGCGCGGGCGCGGAGACGCGGCGAGCGCGAGGTGACCAAAGAGGGCGTGGCCGAGGTCGTGAGCGAGCTCTCGGGGGTGCCCGAGGAGCGCCTGCTCGAGACCGACGGAGAGCGCCTCTTGAAGTTCGAGGAGCTGCTCGCCGAGCGGATCGTGGGCCACAAAGACGCCCTCGCGAAGATCGCGACCGTGCTCCGGCGAAACGCGTCCGGCTTCCGCTCGCGGCGCCCGGTCGGCACGTTCCTCTTGCTCGGCCCCACGGGCGTGGGAAAGACCGAGACCGCCAAGGCCGTGGCCGAGTGCCTCTTCTACTCCGAGTCGGCGATGACCCGCATCGACATGAGCGAGTACGCCGAGGCCCACGCCCTCGCGAGGATGCTCGGCGCACCGCCTGGGTACGTGGGGCACGACGCCGGTGGGCAGCTCACCGAGGCCGTGCGCCGGAGGCCCTACCAGGTCGTGCTGCTCGACGAGATCGAGAAGGCGCACCGCGACGTGCTGGAGGGCTTCCTCCAGGTGTTCGACGAGGGCCGCATGACCGACGGCAAAGGCCGCACGGTCGACTTCACGAACACGGTGATCTTGCTCACGTCGAACATCGGGGCGCACCTCGCGAGCGACGAGCACAAGGAGCGCGGGCGCATCGGGTTCGGCCAGAAGGCCCAGGCGAACGGCGCGGCTGCCTACGAGAGCGCGATGCACAAGGCGGCGCGCGAGGCCCTGCCGCCCGAGCTTTACAACCGCATCGACGAGGTGCTCGCCTTCGCGCCGCTCGGCCGTGACGACGTGGCCGAGGTCGCGCGGCGCATCCTCGCGGGGCTCTCGGCGGAGCTGATGATGCAGAGGGGCGTCGAGCTCCGCGTGTCGCAAGGCGCGATCGAGGCGCTGCTCGATCACGGTGGCTTCGACAAAGGCCTCGGCGCGCGCCCGATGCGACGCACCATCGGGCGCTACGTGGAGGCCAAGGTGGCCGAGATGCTCCTCCGCGGAGAGCTCGTCCGAGGGGACACGGCGAGCGTCGACGTGCAGGGCACCGAGCTCACGGTGACCGCGCGGTCAGGCGGGAAAACCAAGCCTACGAGCGCCTTCGCGGCCCTCGGGTGA
- a CDS encoding transglutaminase family protein, protein MSPRTYAVVHDTRYDYAHPVSLSRQVLHLSPREFPGQRVVAHTLEVLPEGEPLGTSTDAFGNVVHAFCIERDHDSLFVRAASCVEVRPRVVPEGAERISWESVRDRLSYSAAKKPSAEVLEALRYAFESPRVRNKRELAAFAADCFPPGGTLLEGSLALMKKIHAEMTFDPKATNVSTPVMEAFERRRGVCQDYAHLMLSCLRSLGLAARYVSGYLLTRPPEGKRRLVGADASHAWISVYFPGFGWVDMDPTNDMLPSLEHVTVAWGRDYDDVIPLRGVLLGGGEHELSIAVTVAPIEDYEAVFGKPCPYL, encoded by the coding sequence ATCTCGCCTCGCACGTACGCCGTGGTGCACGACACCCGCTACGACTACGCCCACCCCGTGAGCCTCTCGCGGCAGGTGCTCCACCTGTCTCCGCGCGAGTTCCCCGGCCAGCGCGTCGTCGCGCACACGCTCGAGGTCCTCCCCGAGGGCGAGCCGCTCGGCACCTCGACGGACGCCTTCGGCAACGTGGTGCATGCATTCTGCATCGAACGGGACCACGACTCGCTCTTCGTGCGCGCCGCCTCGTGCGTGGAGGTTCGGCCGCGCGTCGTCCCCGAGGGGGCCGAGCGTATCTCGTGGGAGAGCGTCCGCGATCGCTTGTCTTATTCGGCCGCGAAGAAGCCGTCCGCCGAGGTGCTCGAGGCGCTGCGCTACGCCTTCGAGTCCCCCCGCGTGCGCAACAAACGCGAGCTCGCCGCGTTCGCGGCCGACTGCTTCCCGCCTGGCGGCACCCTGCTCGAAGGGTCGCTCGCGCTCATGAAGAAGATCCACGCCGAGATGACGTTCGACCCGAAGGCCACGAACGTCTCGACGCCGGTCATGGAGGCCTTCGAGCGCCGGCGCGGCGTCTGCCAAGACTACGCCCACCTCATGCTCTCGTGCCTCCGGTCCCTCGGCCTCGCGGCGCGGTACGTGAGCGGCTACCTGCTCACTCGGCCCCCCGAAGGCAAGCGACGCCTCGTCGGAGCCGACGCCTCGCACGCCTGGATCTCCGTGTACTTTCCAGGCTTCGGTTGGGTCGACATGGACCCCACGAACGACATGCTCCCTTCGCTCGAGCACGTCACGGTGGCGTGGGGCCGCGACTACGACGACGTCATCCCGCTGCGCGGTGTGCTCTTGGGCGGTGGCGAGCACGAGCTCTCGATCGCCGTCACCGTGGCCCCGATCGAAGACTACGAGGCGGTCTTCGGGAAGCCCTGCCCGTACCTCTGA
- a CDS encoding circularly permuted type 2 ATP-grasp protein: MVDTSRAPRAHWRPLLSHLAGLPADVMRRRSAFVNDAIASDGVSYNVYADPIGTSRSWELDVMPLVLPAEEWRMVAAAVAQRAKLLDAILKDLYGPQTLLAEGLVPPALVFGQRTFLWPAHGIVPPDGVALHIYAADLARSPDGRFWVLADRTRGPAGAGYALQNRMTLARAFPDAFRDVQVEHLLPFFSALRDTLTKRAQEHTVGRVSRPRLDDEAPLAVVLTPGPYNETYFEHSFLAKQLGFPLVEGQDLIVRGDKVYLKTLRGLQRVHAILRRLDDDFCDPVELRADSALGVPGLLHVVRARNVIVANALGSGVLETGAFTGFFPAVAERLFGERLLMPSIATWWCGERPALDYVTSHLDELVVKPAYPSIRMAPVLGHTLDAAARRELVDRIQKTPHAYVAQEWVRLSQAPTWDASTSGLVPRATTLRVFAVATPDGYEVMPGALARVAPPDGDVASMQWGGSSKDTWVLSEGTQGRPLPHTKRARVTAVDVSRSVVDIPSRVGENLFWMGRYAERCEATARVIRAALVRIADASPDEQAALATLEVVARSLDVTTPPKDAPVRSRGDAFLAAVWDKEYTGGLAANVARLVGAASHVRERLSIDNWHILSKLGARMPTKEPQLGAALSTLDEVMTTCVSLAGFAMDDMTRDESWQFLLMGRRLERLAFLSSTLGNVLRLQPNERPEALEWLLEAANSIVTFRARYRRQPELLPVLHLVGFDETNPHAVAFQVRELVSSSLRIVDEIGGDPVGRSLAALGLELRRCPLEGFEPEEGPEVERAAEALGKLLDRCERAAYDLSDEAHRRFFTHAGTPVPLGIEGA, from the coding sequence ATGGTCGACACGAGCCGCGCCCCGAGGGCCCATTGGCGCCCGCTCCTGTCGCACCTCGCCGGCCTGCCCGCCGACGTCATGCGGAGGCGCAGCGCCTTCGTCAACGACGCGATCGCGTCCGACGGTGTCTCCTACAACGTGTACGCGGACCCGATCGGCACGAGCCGCTCGTGGGAGCTCGACGTGATGCCCCTCGTGCTGCCGGCCGAGGAGTGGCGCATGGTCGCCGCCGCGGTGGCCCAGCGCGCCAAGCTGCTCGACGCGATCCTGAAGGATCTCTACGGCCCCCAGACCTTGCTCGCCGAGGGGCTCGTCCCTCCCGCGCTCGTCTTCGGGCAGCGTACGTTCCTCTGGCCCGCGCACGGCATCGTGCCCCCCGACGGCGTCGCGCTCCACATTTACGCGGCCGACCTGGCCCGCTCGCCGGACGGGCGGTTCTGGGTGCTCGCCGACCGTACGCGTGGCCCGGCCGGCGCGGGGTACGCGCTCCAGAACCGAATGACGCTCGCCCGTGCGTTCCCGGACGCGTTCCGCGACGTGCAGGTCGAGCACCTCTTGCCCTTCTTTTCCGCGCTCCGCGACACCCTCACGAAGCGCGCGCAGGAGCACACCGTCGGCCGCGTGTCCCGCCCTCGGCTCGACGACGAAGCCCCCCTCGCCGTGGTGCTCACGCCGGGCCCCTACAACGAGACGTACTTCGAGCACTCCTTCCTCGCGAAGCAGCTCGGCTTCCCCCTCGTCGAGGGGCAAGACCTCATCGTCCGGGGCGACAAGGTGTACCTGAAGACCCTGCGCGGCCTGCAGCGTGTGCACGCGATCCTGCGCCGCCTCGACGACGACTTCTGCGATCCCGTCGAGCTCCGCGCGGACTCGGCCCTCGGCGTGCCCGGGCTCCTCCACGTGGTGCGCGCACGGAACGTCATCGTCGCGAACGCGCTCGGCAGCGGCGTCCTCGAGACGGGCGCGTTCACCGGTTTTTTCCCTGCGGTGGCCGAGCGCCTCTTCGGCGAGCGTCTGCTCATGCCTTCGATCGCCACGTGGTGGTGCGGCGAGCGGCCCGCCCTCGACTACGTCACGAGCCACCTCGACGAGCTGGTCGTGAAGCCCGCGTACCCGTCGATTCGCATGGCCCCCGTGCTCGGCCACACCCTCGACGCCGCCGCCCGACGGGAGCTCGTCGATCGCATCCAGAAGACCCCTCACGCCTACGTGGCGCAGGAGTGGGTGCGGCTCTCCCAAGCGCCTACCTGGGACGCGAGCACGTCGGGCCTCGTCCCTCGGGCCACCACCCTGCGTGTGTTCGCCGTCGCCACCCCCGACGGATACGAGGTCATGCCCGGTGCGCTGGCTCGCGTCGCGCCTCCGGACGGCGACGTCGCGTCGATGCAGTGGGGCGGCTCGAGCAAGGACACCTGGGTGCTCTCCGAGGGCACCCAAGGGCGTCCGTTGCCTCACACGAAGCGCGCGCGCGTCACCGCGGTCGACGTCTCGCGGAGCGTCGTCGACATTCCCTCGCGCGTCGGTGAAAACCTCTTCTGGATGGGCCGCTACGCCGAACGGTGCGAGGCCACGGCGCGCGTGATTCGTGCCGCGCTCGTGCGCATCGCCGACGCGTCTCCGGACGAACAAGCCGCCCTCGCGACGCTCGAGGTCGTGGCGCGGTCCCTCGACGTCACGACCCCTCCGAAGGACGCCCCCGTCCGCTCACGAGGGGACGCCTTCCTCGCCGCCGTGTGGGACAAGGAGTACACGGGCGGCCTCGCTGCGAACGTCGCGAGGCTCGTGGGCGCCGCCTCTCACGTGCGCGAGCGCCTCTCGATCGACAACTGGCACATCCTCTCGAAGCTCGGCGCGCGTATGCCCACGAAGGAGCCCCAGCTCGGCGCCGCGCTCTCCACGCTCGACGAGGTCATGACCACCTGCGTGTCGCTCGCCGGCTTCGCCATGGACGACATGACCCGCGACGAGAGCTGGCAGTTCTTGCTCATGGGCCGCAGGCTCGAGCGGCTCGCGTTCCTCTCGTCGACGCTCGGGAACGTGCTGCGTCTCCAGCCGAACGAGCGGCCCGAGGCCCTCGAGTGGCTGCTCGAGGCCGCCAACTCGATCGTCACGTTCCGTGCACGATACAGGCGTCAGCCCGAGCTCCTGCCCGTGCTCCACTTGGTCGGCTTCGACGAGACGAACCCCCACGCGGTCGCCTTCCAGGTGCGCGAGCTCGTCTCGTCGTCCCTCCGCATCGTCGACGAGATCGGCGGGGATCCCGTAGGTCGCTCCCTCGCCGCGCTGGGCCTCGAGCTCCGGAGGTGCCCGCTCGAGGGCTTCGAGCCCGAAGAGGGGCCCGAGGTCGAGCGCGCCGCCGAGGCCTTGGGGAAGCTGCTCGATCGCTGCGAACGCGCCGCGTACGACCTCTCGGACGAGGCCCACCGGCGCTTCTTCACCCACGCCGGCACACCCGTGCCGCTCGGCATCGAGGGCGCGTGA
- a CDS encoding TetR/AcrR family transcriptional regulator, whose translation MSAKRRAPEPEPACDMVGSDPATFGRGACVVRRVLEATREELASVGYRALRVEDVAIRAKVHKTTVYRRWSTKRDLVHEAMVDLVDPLADLSDTGSFRSDLLAFVREMARFMASIEGQGVVRMLMAESMDPEVASISDSLRSRKDGATREVFERAIARGELRPNVDPELVKCVLMGTIHNRLFILCQPLDDLFLTRLVDLILEGSAPRERPLRNSPLRSKKQVRNNSKRRPGV comes from the coding sequence ATGTCTGCGAAACGACGAGCGCCCGAGCCCGAGCCGGCGTGCGACATGGTTGGCTCCGACCCCGCGACCTTCGGTCGAGGCGCATGCGTCGTTCGCCGTGTCCTCGAGGCCACCCGCGAGGAGCTTGCCTCCGTAGGCTATCGTGCGCTTCGCGTCGAAGACGTGGCCATCCGCGCGAAGGTTCACAAGACGACGGTCTACCGGCGTTGGAGCACCAAACGAGATCTCGTCCACGAGGCCATGGTCGATCTCGTCGACCCGCTGGCCGATCTCTCGGACACGGGGAGCTTTCGCTCGGATTTGCTCGCGTTCGTGCGGGAAATGGCGCGCTTCATGGCGTCGATCGAGGGGCAAGGCGTCGTCCGCATGCTCATGGCCGAGAGCATGGACCCGGAGGTCGCATCCATCTCCGACTCGCTCCGCTCGCGGAAGGACGGCGCCACCCGCGAGGTGTTCGAACGCGCCATCGCACGCGGAGAGCTTCGCCCGAACGTGGATCCGGAGCTCGTCAAGTGCGTGCTCATGGGCACCATCCACAACCGCCTCTTCATCCTCTGTCAGCCCCTCGACGACCTCTTCCTCACCCGACTCGTCGACCTCATCCTCGAGGGCTCCGCACCGCGCGAGCGGCCCCTTCGCAACAGTCCGTTGCGTTCGAAGAAACAAGTTCGCAACAACTCGAAGCGGCGTCCTGGGGTCTAG
- a CDS encoding flippase-like domain-containing protein: protein MGERSTRGRLVTKLALGLVGLGALGWLVARSHPAGVLAVLRGLPAAGVLVLLLFPAGIALDALAWTRLLARAGAPASFVPAYLSRLAAEAVAASLPLGGVGAEALGPSLLSRRTGLPLTLTVATSLARRWVIARAHAVYVLVGVAIAASIATRAASMRLDVALVTAFVIAVASIVAQLSAAYGRPAGATLKALVKLPFLESNLGGRAEAFSATDRTLSALATSGTWDAFTCVMGAWILEGTETYVLLRLVGIDIDYPNALALDGVLTALRSAAVVVPSGLGIQDAGFTAFLGASPESAAFLLAKRAKELVFVALGYLVLFALGGPESPRVPPRAPSSHIPIS, encoded by the coding sequence GTGGGTGAGCGATCAACACGCGGGCGTCTCGTGACGAAGCTCGCGCTCGGCCTCGTCGGGCTCGGTGCGCTCGGATGGCTCGTCGCCAGGAGCCACCCGGCCGGGGTGCTCGCCGTGCTCCGAGGGCTCCCGGCGGCCGGGGTGCTCGTCCTCCTGCTCTTCCCCGCGGGAATCGCGCTCGACGCGCTCGCGTGGACGAGGCTCCTCGCGCGGGCTGGTGCGCCCGCGTCGTTCGTACCCGCGTATCTCTCGCGGCTGGCAGCCGAGGCCGTCGCCGCCTCGTTGCCGCTCGGTGGGGTGGGAGCCGAGGCCCTCGGGCCGAGCCTGCTCTCGCGCCGCACCGGCCTGCCGCTCACACTCACCGTGGCGACGAGCCTCGCAAGACGTTGGGTCATCGCCCGGGCGCACGCGGTGTACGTCCTCGTCGGCGTCGCGATCGCCGCGTCGATCGCGACGCGCGCGGCGTCGATGCGCCTCGACGTTGCGCTCGTGACCGCGTTCGTCATCGCCGTAGCCTCGATCGTCGCTCAGTTGTCGGCGGCCTATGGACGTCCGGCCGGGGCGACCCTAAAGGCCCTCGTGAAGCTCCCGTTCCTCGAGTCCAACCTCGGGGGTCGGGCAGAGGCGTTCTCCGCGACCGACAGGACCCTCTCCGCGCTCGCCACCTCCGGCACGTGGGACGCCTTCACGTGCGTGATGGGTGCGTGGATTCTCGAGGGTACGGAGACCTACGTGCTCCTCCGTCTCGTCGGCATCGACATCGACTACCCGAACGCCCTCGCCCTCGACGGAGTGCTCACTGCGCTCCGCTCGGCGGCGGTCGTCGTGCCCTCCGGCCTCGGGATCCAAGACGCCGGCTTCACCGCGTTCCTCGGGGCGAGCCCGGAGAGCGCCGCCTTCCTCCTCGCCAAACGAGCGAAAGAGCTCGTTTTTGTCGCCCTCGGATACCTGGTCCTGTTCGCGCTCGGCGGGCCCGAGAGCCCCCGGGTGCCCCCCCGTGCCCCCTCATCGCATATCCCCATTTCGTGA
- a CDS encoding glycosyltransferase family protein yields MTIALVVQARMGSTRCPGKVLADIHGEPLLARMLTRLALVQTPVKVVVATTRASEDDAIVRLAEREGVSFYRGHTEDLLDRHVEAARAVGADVVAKVPSDCPLVDPKIIDEVLLAFLASDGADYVGNLHPASWPDGNDVEVMPLRALELARTEATRAHEREHTTPYLWDRPDRFRIGSVVRKDGRDLSMTHRITVDYPEDLALVRAVFAALLPEKGPAFTADDVVALLDARPDIYALNAHYAGVNWYRNHLRDLKTVTAKETRWPSRP; encoded by the coding sequence ATGACGATCGCCCTCGTGGTCCAGGCCCGCATGGGCTCGACACGATGCCCCGGCAAGGTGCTCGCCGACATCCATGGGGAGCCCTTGCTCGCGCGGATGCTCACGCGGCTCGCGCTCGTCCAGACACCGGTGAAGGTCGTCGTGGCGACGACGAGGGCCTCAGAGGACGACGCGATCGTCCGCCTCGCTGAGCGCGAAGGCGTCTCGTTCTACCGAGGACACACCGAGGACCTGCTCGACCGCCACGTCGAAGCGGCGCGCGCCGTCGGCGCCGACGTCGTCGCCAAGGTCCCCTCGGATTGCCCGCTCGTCGATCCGAAGATCATCGACGAGGTTCTCCTGGCCTTCCTCGCGAGCGACGGCGCCGACTACGTCGGGAACCTGCACCCCGCCTCTTGGCCCGACGGGAACGACGTGGAGGTCATGCCGCTCCGCGCGCTCGAGCTCGCCCGAACCGAGGCAACGCGCGCGCACGAGCGCGAGCACACCACCCCCTACTTGTGGGACAGACCGGACCGCTTCCGCATCGGCTCGGTCGTCCGCAAGGACGGCCGCGACCTCTCGATGACCCACCGCATCACCGTCGATTACCCCGAGGATCTCGCCCTCGTTCGCGCCGTCTTCGCGGCGCTCCTCCCCGAGAAGGGGCCCGCCTTCACGGCCGACGACGTCGTCGCGCTGCTCGACGCCCGCCCCGACATCTACGCCCTGAATGCCCACTACGCAGGCGTGAATTGGTACCGGAACCACCTCCGCGACCTCAAGACCGTAACCGCCAAGGAGACGCGATGGCCATCCCGACCGTGA
- a CDS encoding transketolase, with product MAIPTVTPRTDDELTDLSLRVREHIIRMSTDGGCFIGASLSCADLLVHLYTRVLRITPDTLDSPDRDVLLLSKGHDVPALYGTLAELGYFPKERLRHHLKTSDHLYWHPNRNIPGVEFHSGSLGHLPSVGVGLAMDAKLRGSPRRVFVVTGDGELNEGSVWEALLVAQAHGLDNLVIVVDRNEFQANDRTEAILPLEPLLPKFEAFGAHATSVDGHAFDELDRAFRHLPLRKGRPSVVVARTVRGKGLPSIEARADRWFVNFKAEEVEGLLRELRGGDGARLTSTPLVVR from the coding sequence ATGGCCATCCCGACCGTGACACCGAGGACCGACGACGAGCTGACGGACCTCTCGCTCCGTGTCCGAGAGCACATCATTCGAATGTCTACCGACGGTGGGTGCTTCATCGGCGCGTCGCTCTCGTGCGCCGACCTCCTCGTGCACCTCTACACGCGGGTGCTCCGCATCACGCCGGACACCCTCGACTCGCCGGACCGAGACGTCCTCCTGCTCTCGAAGGGCCACGACGTCCCGGCGCTGTACGGCACCCTCGCCGAGCTCGGATACTTCCCGAAGGAGCGGCTCCGGCATCACCTCAAGACGAGCGATCATCTCTATTGGCACCCGAACCGGAACATCCCCGGCGTCGAGTTCCATTCCGGCTCTCTCGGTCACCTCCCGTCCGTTGGCGTCGGGCTCGCGATGGACGCGAAGCTACGTGGCTCGCCCCGGCGCGTCTTCGTCGTCACGGGAGACGGAGAGCTCAACGAAGGCTCCGTGTGGGAGGCGCTGCTCGTCGCACAGGCGCACGGCCTCGACAACCTGGTCATCGTGGTCGATCGCAACGAGTTCCAGGCCAACGATCGCACCGAGGCGATCTTGCCCTTGGAGCCTCTGCTGCCGAAGTTCGAAGCGTTCGGTGCTCACGCTACGTCCGTCGACGGGCACGCGTTCGACGAGCTCGACCGCGCCTTCCGACACCTCCCCTTGCGAAAAGGGAGGCCGTCCGTCGTCGTCGCGCGCACGGTTCGAGGAAAGGGCCTCCCGAGCATCGAGGCCCGGGCCGACCGCTGGTTCGTGAACTTCAAAGCGGAAGAGGTCGAGGGCCTCCTCCGCGAGCTCCGCGGCGGCGATGGCGCCCGTCTCACCTCCACCCCCCTCGTCGTCCGCTGA